A window of Theileria equi strain WA chromosome 4 map unlocalized gcontig_1105471998858, whole genome shotgun sequence contains these coding sequences:
- a CDS encoding hypothetical protein (encoded by transcript BEWA_016640A), with translation MDTLSRSDRSAFLVDYNVYVECLNLEDDEASISHIQTPRINASAYRSSHTHGSKDLINDNSIDEDDSTDNGSTDAIDSTSTDTGTLQTGTDINSVKDDTLEASYLSDKHMQEPKYSSNTVNARKRTRAKHGSYTENIYRRKFLYAYGTRLRNRDPYEDSVDSADSQKSLENTDQPSGKFEYDYEICKNLYTPRVFPSIQTVIVGESKKALTLCRNGSGIFHDLQTGKVVTQIPKYLYGHLHSKYSSYDNGSSNSFAKGLNINEAGVKNVDSSNIYGLRSLCTKISASTVNSSPLVYVGNALGDVHVLDLRIGCNSNSGLPILSLNNCHTGSIVEIYNFKRNPFSLFTCGFEDGYIRFFDIRYPHRPHSSHSVFSSTDKAERCYVDPDDKKYYTRGSRKPRKKGYYYFDDEYTDKDQLNALYKRSLDVLNRADYTSNLAMPFRSFKSFTRIGTKYEDLDPIEREILSNVKIGTIYSTSVSSDESLVAIGSGQSELVFCTLNHDIKIQKTALLSPKDEIPLQIHFTDNDSKVMISTYNLRKAITLCKTTSGKENLQTDCCQTIQANGQKGTIDDYSPFGLLSWCILSGRNDSWKSLSQEVFSQNFTFIEDDMGECLQTDDGFTDCGKSLYDSLNVYCGEKAVERFRDRQRCIFTPKTPLKFGYMDDTNTIVSIGGNTYTDATLDILNPTTMELEASISTPETRGMFVEDLCYQSSSDGQIIVLSGSVDGEYANKTVSVLKGINLDELSKAHNRGLVHYNLRC, from the coding sequence ATGGACACATTATCTAGGTCTGATCGTAGCGCATTTTTGGTGGACTATAATGTCTACGTTGAGTGTTTAAACttggaagatgatgaagcATCTATTTCTCACATTCAGACCCCGAGGATAAATGCCTCCGCGTACCGGAGTTCACACACCCATGGGAGTAAAGATCTCATCAATGACAATTCAatagatgaagatgattcCACAGATAATGGATCTACAGATGCTATAGACTCTACTTCTACAGATACGGGTACTCTGCAAACTGGAACTGACATAAATTCTGTAAAAGATGATACTCTGGAGGCGAGTTATTTATCTGATAAACACATGCAAGAACCAAAATATTCATCAAACACCGTAAATGCACGTAAAAGGACAAGGGCAAAACATGGAAGTTATACAGAAAATATATACAGGCGAAAATTTTTATATGCTTACGGAACACGCCTTAGAAATAGAGATCCCTATGAAGACTCTGTAGATTCTGCTGACTCCCAAAAATCCCTAGAGAATACGGATCAGCCATCTGGAAAATTTGAGTATGATTACGaaatttgtaaaaactTGTATACCCCCAGGGTATTCCCATCAATACAAACAGTTATAGTAGGAGAGTCAAAAAAGGCCCTAACACTTTGTAGGAACGGTTCTGGTATATTCCACGATTTACAAACTGGAAAAGTAGTTACTCAGATcccaaaatatttatatgGGCATTTACACTCGAAATATTCATCTTATGACAATGGGAGTTCAAattcttttgcaaaagGATTGAATATAAATGAAGCTGGagtaaaaaatgtagataGTTCAAACATTTATGGGCTTCGAAGTTTGTGCACAAAAATATCTGCTTCTACAGTGAATAGTTCACCACTGGTATATGTAGGAAACGCTTTAGGTGATGTGCACGTATTAGATCTTCGTATAGGTTGTAACTCAAATTCAGGATTACCTATATTGTCTTTAAACAATTGCCATACAGGCTCCATCGTAgaaatttataattttaaaagaAATCCCTTTAGCTTATTCACGTGTGGATTTGAGGATGGATATATTAGGTTTTTTGATATAAGATATCCACACAGACCACATTCTTCACACAGTGTTTTTTCTTCTACTGACAAGGCAGAAAGATGCTATGTTGACCcagatgataaaaagtATTATACCAGAGGTTCTAGAAAACCGCGTAAAAAGGGCTACTACTATTTTGACGATGAATATACCGATAAAGATCAACTAAACGCGTTATATAAGCGCTCATTGGATGTGTTAAACAGAGCAGATTACACATCTAATCTCGCTATGCCCTTCAGAAGCTTTAAGTCATTTACAAGAATCGGAACAAAGTATGAAGATTTGGATCCTATAGAACGGGAAATACTCTCAAATGTCAAAATAGGCACCATATATAGTACCTCTGTCTCCAGTGATGAGTCCCTGGTAGCCATTGGAAGTGGCCAATCGGAACTAGTATTCTGTACATTGAACcatgatataaaaatacaGAAAACTGCTCTTTTGAgtccaaaggatgaaattCCACTTCAAATCCACTTTACAGACAATGATTCTAAAGTCATGATTTCAACGTATAATTTGAGAAAGGCCATAACGCTCTGCAAAACTACAAGCGGCAAAGAAAATTTGCAAACAGATTGCTGTCAAACAATCCAAGCCAATGGACAAAAGGGAACTATAGATGATTATTCTCCATTTGGCTTACTTTCTTGGTGTATATTGAGTGGAAGGAATGACTCCTGGAAGAGTCTTTCTCAAGAGGTATtctcacaaaactttaccTTTATTGAAGATGACATGGGTGAATGTCTACAAACTGATGATGGATTTACTGATTGTGGGAAATCTCTATATGATAGTCTCAATGTGTACTGTGGAGAAAAGGCAGTTGAAAGATTTAGAGACAGGCAAAGGTGTATATTCACTCCAAAGACACCACTAAAATTTGGTTACATGGATGATACTAACACCATCGTATCAATCGGGGGAAACACATATACTGACGCAACACTCGACATTTTAAATCCGACCACTATGGAATTAGAGGCCTCCATCTCAACTCCAGAGACCCGTGGAATGTTTGTGGAGGATCTCTGCTACCAAAGCTCGTCAGATGGTCAAATTATCGTACTAAGCGGTTCAGTGGATGGAGAGTACGCAAATAAAACGGTTTCTGTTCTAAAGGGTATAAATTTGGACGAATTATCCAAAGCTCACAACCGTGGGCTAGTACACTATAACCTACGCTGCTGA
- a CDS encoding 40S ribosomal protein S27, putative (encoded by transcript BEWA_016650A), with translation MDFDYLNVDPREEAKKHKLKRLIQSPNSFFMDVRCPGCLTITTIFSHAQTAVICGSCNIVLSEPTGGRCRLTKGCSFRKKVE, from the exons ATGGATTTCGACTATTTAAATGTAGACCCTCGCGAAGAGGCCAAGAAGCACAAGCTTAAGCGTCTTATCCAAAGCCCAAACTCATTCTTTATGGACGTGCGCTGCCCCGGATGTCTCACTATTACGACCATTTTCTCACACGCACAGACTGCCGTCATTTGCGGAAG CTGCAACATTGTTTTGAGTGAGCCTACTGGAGGTCGCTGCAGATTGACAAAGGGTTGTTCCTTTCGCAAAAAGGTGGAGTAA